From Coffea arabica cultivar ET-39 chromosome 10e, Coffea Arabica ET-39 HiFi, whole genome shotgun sequence, one genomic window encodes:
- the LOC113711792 gene encoding catalase isozyme 3, translating to MDPYKHRPSSAFNSPFWTTSSGAPVWDNNSSLTVGTRGPVLLEDYHLVEKLANFDRERIPERVVHARGASAKGFFEVTHDISNLTCADFLRAPGVQTPVIVRFSTVVHERGSPETLRDIRGFAVKFYTREGNFDLVGNNTPVFFVRDAMKFPDSIHALKPNPKTHIQEYWRILDFFSYHPESLLTFAFFLDDVGIPQDYRHMEGFGVHAYTLIDKAGKAHYVKFHWKPTCGVKNLLEEEAIKVGGSNHSHATQDLYDSIAAGNYPEWRLFIQIMDPDHEDRFDFDPLDVSKIWPEDILPLQPVGRLVLNKNIDNYFAETEQLAFNPAFVVPGIYYTEDKLLQTRIFAYGDTQRHRLGPNYMQLPVNAPKCAHHNNHYDGFMNFMHRDEEVDYFPSRFDPVRHAARHPIPSTVLRGKRDRCVIPKENNFKQAGERYRSWAPDRQERFICRWVDILSDARVTHEIRSIWISYWSQADKSLGQKMATRLNVRPTM from the exons ATGGATCCATACAAG CATCGGCCATCGAGTGCTTTCAATTCTCCCTTCTGGACAACCAGTTCTGGTGCCCCTGTCTGGGACAATAACTCCTCTCTCACCGTTGGAACCAGAG GTCCGGTTCTTCTCGAGGATTATCATTTGGTGGAGAAACTTGCAAATTTCGACCGTGAACGGATTCCGGAGCGTGTAGTTCATGCCAGGGGAGCCAGTGCCAAGGGCTTCTTTGAGGTCACTCATGACATTTCTAATCTCACTTGTGCTGATTTTCTTCGTGCTCCAGGAGTTCAGACACCTGTCATTGTCCGTTTCTCAACCGTTGTTCATGAGCGTGGAAGTCCTGAAACCCTCAGGGACATCCGAGGCTTTGCTGTGAAATTTTACACTAGGGAG GGTAATTTCGATTTGGTGGGAAACAATACCCCCGTCTTTTTTGTTCGTGATGCAATGAAATTCCCAGATTCGATCCATGCTCTGAAACCAAATCCAAAGACCCACATCCAGGAGTATTGGAGAATCCTTGATTTCTTCTCCTATCATCCTGAGAGCTTGCTTACGTTTGCTTTCTTCTTAGATGATGTCGGCATTCCACAAGATTACAGGCATATGGAAGGCTTTGGCGTCCATGCTTACACTCTGATCGACAAGGCTGGAAAAGCTCATTATGTGAAGTTCCACTGGAAGCCAACCTGTGGAGTGAAGAACCTGTTGGAGGAAGAAGCTATTAAGGTTGGAGGATCAAATCATAGCCATGCTACCCAGGATCTCTATGACTCAATTGCTGCTGGAAACTATCCGGAGTGGAGACTTTTTATCCAGATTATGGATCCTGATCATGAAGATCGGTTTGATTTTGATCCGCTTGATGTAAGCAAGATCTGGCCTGAAGATATTTTGCCTTTGCAACCTGTGGGCCGGTTGGTATTGAACAAGAATATTGACAACTACTTTGCTGAGACCGAGCAGCTTGCATTTAACCCTGCCTTTGTTGTACCTGGAATATATTATACAGAGGACAAGCTGCTCCAGACTCGTATATTCGCATATGGTGATACCCAGCGACACCGTCTTGGCCCAAACTATATGCAGCTTCCTGTAAATGCTCCCAAGTGTGCTCATCACAACAATCACTATGATGGTTTCATGAACTTCATGCACCGGGATGAAGAG GTCGATTATTTCCCTTCAAGGTTCGATCCTGTTCGTCATGCTGCGAGGCATCCCATCCCCTCTACTGTCCTGAGAGGAAAGCGTGACAGG tGTGTTATTCCGAAGGAGAACAACTTCAAGCAAGCGGGAGAGAGATACCGATCCTGGGCACCTGACAG GCAAGAGAGATTTATCTGCCGATGGGTTGATATTTTATCTGATGCACGAGTCACCCATGAGATCCGCAGTATCTGGATTTCATACTGGTCTCAG GCTGACAAATCTCTTGGTCAGAAAATGGCTACTCGTCTCAATGTAAGACCAACAATGTGA
- the LOC113712325 gene encoding uncharacterized protein isoform X1, with protein MILQMINTETSSNGVVNGGVAIPALKQDGGGLGFSSHNKQPPCETKKTALRDVQNQASGLSQNHRENSSFLASGANTDAVRVCGNKRLTPERPSGSAFYPALTNSCANEHIMNARRRFELELGRGRVQSSTTKVADSPQSRQVHQLQQETPQKQTHLRASNNYSVPAVPPNNIPPTNSSFGGLSAPNFLGKYATGMQSTQSDSLRVTLECPNSVDYKGSRDQQTTERYVRLQNFLKECDESNCRDYIQVLRYLSPAELSRHAFELEARAIQLAMEEGKEMHRMKALNVLGKSTLTDSSLQATSTLTSNSLQNTQLYPRK; from the exons ATGATTCTACAAATGATTAATACTGAGACTAGTAGCAATGGAGTGGTTAACGGTGGAGTTGCAATTCCTGCTCTTAAGCAGGATGGTGGTGGTCTTGGCTTTTCTTCTCACAATAAACAGCCACCTTGTGAAACAAAAAAGACAGCACTGAGGGATGTGCAAAATCAAGCCAGTGGCTTGTCACAGAACCATCGAGAGAATTCAAGCTTTCTTGCTTCAGGAGCCAATACAGATGCAGTTAGAGTTTGTGGAAATAAGAGGCTTACACCAGAGCGCCCTTCGGGTTCTGCTTTCTATCCTGCCTTAACCAATTCTTGTGCAAATGAGCATATCATGAATGCACGTCGAAGATTTGAGTTAGAACTAGGCAGGGGAAGAGTTCAAAGCAGCACAACTAAGGTTGCTGATTCTCCTCAGTCCAGGCAAGTGCACCAATTGCAGCAAGAAACTCCTCAGAAACAAACTCATTTGAGGGCAAGCAACAATTATTCTGTTCCTGCAGTTCCACCGAATAATATTCCACCCACGAATAGTTCGTTTGGGGGATTGTCAGCTCCAAATTTTCTGGGGAAGTATGCCACTGGCATGCAATCTACACAGTCTGATTCTCTTAGGGTCACATTGGAATGTCCTAATTCTGTTGACTATAAGGGTAGTCGTGATCAGCAAACAACAGAACGGTATGTCCGCctgcaaaattttttgaaagaatGTGATGAGTCAAACTGTCGGGATTACATCCAGG TGCTCCGATATCTATCCCCAGCTGAGCTTAGTAGACATGCCTTTGAGTTGGAGGCAAGAGCAATTCAATTAGCAATGGAGGAAG GAAAAGAAATGCATCGGATGAAGGCCCTGAACGTCCTGGGCAAATCAACCCTCACTGATAGTTCTTTGCAAGCTACGTCTACCCTCACCAGTAATTCATTGCAAAATACTCAGCTATATCCCAGAAAATGA
- the LOC113712325 gene encoding uncharacterized protein isoform X2 yields the protein MILQMINTETSSNGVVNGGVAIPALKQDGGGLGFSSHNKQPPCETKKTALRDVQNQASGLSQNHRENSSFLASGANTDAVRVCGNKRLTPERPSGSAFYPALTNSCANEHIMNARRRFELELGRGRVQSSTTKVADSPQSRQVHQLQQETPQKQTHLRASNNYSVPAVPPNNIPPTNSSFGGLSAPNFLGKYATGMQSTQSDSLRVTLECPNSVDYKGSRDQQTTERYVRLQNFLKECDESNCRDYIQAELSRHAFELEARAIQLAMEEGKEMHRMKALNVLGKSTLTDSSLQATSTLTSNSLQNTQLYPRK from the exons ATGATTCTACAAATGATTAATACTGAGACTAGTAGCAATGGAGTGGTTAACGGTGGAGTTGCAATTCCTGCTCTTAAGCAGGATGGTGGTGGTCTTGGCTTTTCTTCTCACAATAAACAGCCACCTTGTGAAACAAAAAAGACAGCACTGAGGGATGTGCAAAATCAAGCCAGTGGCTTGTCACAGAACCATCGAGAGAATTCAAGCTTTCTTGCTTCAGGAGCCAATACAGATGCAGTTAGAGTTTGTGGAAATAAGAGGCTTACACCAGAGCGCCCTTCGGGTTCTGCTTTCTATCCTGCCTTAACCAATTCTTGTGCAAATGAGCATATCATGAATGCACGTCGAAGATTTGAGTTAGAACTAGGCAGGGGAAGAGTTCAAAGCAGCACAACTAAGGTTGCTGATTCTCCTCAGTCCAGGCAAGTGCACCAATTGCAGCAAGAAACTCCTCAGAAACAAACTCATTTGAGGGCAAGCAACAATTATTCTGTTCCTGCAGTTCCACCGAATAATATTCCACCCACGAATAGTTCGTTTGGGGGATTGTCAGCTCCAAATTTTCTGGGGAAGTATGCCACTGGCATGCAATCTACACAGTCTGATTCTCTTAGGGTCACATTGGAATGTCCTAATTCTGTTGACTATAAGGGTAGTCGTGATCAGCAAACAACAGAACGGTATGTCCGCctgcaaaattttttgaaagaatGTGATGAGTCAAACTGTCGGGATTACATCCAGG CTGAGCTTAGTAGACATGCCTTTGAGTTGGAGGCAAGAGCAATTCAATTAGCAATGGAGGAAG GAAAAGAAATGCATCGGATGAAGGCCCTGAACGTCCTGGGCAAATCAACCCTCACTGATAGTTCTTTGCAAGCTACGTCTACCCTCACCAGTAATTCATTGCAAAATACTCAGCTATATCCCAGAAAATGA
- the LOC113712325 gene encoding uncharacterized protein isoform X3: MILQMINTETSSNGVVNGGVAIPALKQDGGGLGFSSHNKQPPCETKKTALRDVQNQASGLSQNHRENSSFLASGANTDAVRVCGNKRLTPERPSGSAFYPALTNSCANEHIMNARRRFELELGRGRVQSSTTKVADSPQSRQVHQLQQETPQKQTHLRASNNYSVPAVPPNNIPPTNSSFGGLSAPNFLGKYATGMQSTQSDSLRVTLECPNSVDYKGSRDQQTTERYVRLQNFLKECDESNCRDYIQGKEMHRMKALNVLGKSTLTDSSLQATSTLTSNSLQNTQLYPRK, translated from the exons ATGATTCTACAAATGATTAATACTGAGACTAGTAGCAATGGAGTGGTTAACGGTGGAGTTGCAATTCCTGCTCTTAAGCAGGATGGTGGTGGTCTTGGCTTTTCTTCTCACAATAAACAGCCACCTTGTGAAACAAAAAAGACAGCACTGAGGGATGTGCAAAATCAAGCCAGTGGCTTGTCACAGAACCATCGAGAGAATTCAAGCTTTCTTGCTTCAGGAGCCAATACAGATGCAGTTAGAGTTTGTGGAAATAAGAGGCTTACACCAGAGCGCCCTTCGGGTTCTGCTTTCTATCCTGCCTTAACCAATTCTTGTGCAAATGAGCATATCATGAATGCACGTCGAAGATTTGAGTTAGAACTAGGCAGGGGAAGAGTTCAAAGCAGCACAACTAAGGTTGCTGATTCTCCTCAGTCCAGGCAAGTGCACCAATTGCAGCAAGAAACTCCTCAGAAACAAACTCATTTGAGGGCAAGCAACAATTATTCTGTTCCTGCAGTTCCACCGAATAATATTCCACCCACGAATAGTTCGTTTGGGGGATTGTCAGCTCCAAATTTTCTGGGGAAGTATGCCACTGGCATGCAATCTACACAGTCTGATTCTCTTAGGGTCACATTGGAATGTCCTAATTCTGTTGACTATAAGGGTAGTCGTGATCAGCAAACAACAGAACGGTATGTCCGCctgcaaaattttttgaaagaatGTGATGAGTCAAACTGTCGGGATTACATCCAGG GAAAAGAAATGCATCGGATGAAGGCCCTGAACGTCCTGGGCAAATCAACCCTCACTGATAGTTCTTTGCAAGCTACGTCTACCCTCACCAGTAATTCATTGCAAAATACTCAGCTATATCCCAGAAAATGA